In one window of Pseudobythopirellula maris DNA:
- a CDS encoding NAD-dependent epimerase/dehydratase family protein — translation MRVLVTGGSGFLGRHVVRSILARGHSVVVLVRPSRASAVRIEGAEVAAGDLRLPRTLAAALEGVDAVVHLAACVVGDEETQFHNTVVGTENLLAAMAAAGVYRLVHCSSFSVYDWRAARRSLDETTPLESDRLYQRDGYAIAKTWQERVVRRWAEANDARLTVLRPGFIWGAGKERLACIGQELGPLDVIFGPLRETPITYVENCADAFALALDRDDAVGATLNVIDDERVSAWRYAAELRRRLGIKKLGVPAPYAAVMAMGLAATLVSRSLFPSGGKLPGVLMPLRSRARFAPHRFPNDRLKETLGWAPRWGFAEAWDRCVAKDAENNVDVASVEAPVAERKAPAERTPSERSAPAIARRSAELSEAAHA, via the coding sequence ATGCGTGTCCTCGTGACCGGCGGCTCCGGCTTCCTGGGGCGCCACGTGGTCCGATCGATCCTCGCCCGGGGCCACAGCGTGGTGGTCCTGGTGCGTCCGTCGCGCGCCAGCGCTGTGCGTATCGAAGGCGCCGAAGTCGCTGCCGGCGATCTGCGTCTCCCTCGCACTCTCGCCGCCGCCCTGGAAGGCGTCGACGCGGTTGTCCACCTGGCGGCGTGTGTCGTGGGCGACGAGGAGACGCAGTTCCACAACACCGTGGTCGGGACCGAGAACCTGCTGGCGGCGATGGCCGCTGCCGGCGTCTATCGTCTCGTGCATTGCAGCTCGTTCTCAGTTTACGACTGGCGCGCCGCACGGCGAAGCCTCGACGAGACGACGCCGCTCGAATCGGACCGCCTTTACCAGCGCGACGGCTACGCCATCGCCAAGACCTGGCAAGAGCGGGTCGTCCGCCGTTGGGCCGAAGCGAACGACGCCCGGCTGACGGTCTTGCGGCCCGGGTTCATCTGGGGCGCTGGCAAAGAGCGCCTCGCGTGCATCGGCCAAGAGTTGGGCCCCTTGGACGTGATCTTTGGCCCGCTGCGTGAGACGCCCATCACTTACGTGGAGAATTGCGCCGACGCCTTCGCTCTCGCCCTCGACCGGGACGACGCCGTTGGCGCCACACTCAACGTGATCGACGACGAGCGGGTGTCGGCGTGGCGGTACGCCGCGGAGTTGCGCCGCCGGCTCGGAATCAAGAAGCTTGGGGTCCCCGCGCCTTACGCCGCGGTGATGGCCATGGGGCTCGCGGCGACCTTAGTCAGCCGCTCGCTCTTCCCGAGCGGCGGCAAGCTGCCGGGCGTGCTGATGCCCTTGCGATCTCGCGCACGTTTCGCGCCGCACCGATTTCCAAACGACCGCCTGAAAGAAACGCTCGGATGGGCGCCGCGTTGGGGGTTCGCCGAGGCTTGGGATCGCTGTGTGGCGAAGGACGCAGAGAATAACGTCGACGTGGCGTCGGTGGAGGCTCCCGTTGCCGAGCGCAAAGCCCCTGCAGAGAGAACACCCTCGGAGCGTTCGGCTCCCGCCATTGCACGCCGAAGCGCCGAGTTGTCGGAGGCCGCGCATGCCTGA
- a CDS encoding PEP-CTERM sorting domain-containing protein, protein MVRRMITGMALKAALLAASVQGLASLTPAMAESSIYATEGPIGTYSLYLSTDEVFNGMAVYVTALDEGSVANGVNIIPPNPSFGGAKYISQTTPSFSFLTPLGMSSTDGVFEPDPNGDIGLSYATGTPGTTYSGLSDQPYLRFDLLSGDAEVRFRVLDVGIDLYDMTFSLSSIVEGGTPVTGDYDGNGLVETADYDKWVLDFGNSVTVGSGADGNSNGVIDAADFTVWRDNYAPLASAGSAVPEPASLGLTLVALAGACARFRKQ, encoded by the coding sequence ATGGTAAGAAGAATGATCACGGGCATGGCTCTGAAGGCGGCGTTGCTCGCGGCTAGCGTTCAAGGCCTCGCCTCGTTGACCCCCGCGATGGCCGAGAGCTCGATCTACGCCACCGAAGGGCCGATCGGCACGTACTCTTTGTATCTGTCCACCGATGAAGTCTTCAACGGCATGGCCGTGTACGTGACGGCTCTGGACGAGGGCTCCGTGGCGAACGGCGTCAATATCATCCCGCCCAATCCGAGTTTTGGCGGCGCGAAATACATTTCGCAGACCACGCCGTCCTTCAGCTTCCTGACCCCCCTCGGGATGTCCTCGACCGATGGCGTTTTCGAGCCCGATCCGAACGGCGACATCGGTCTGTCCTACGCCACGGGCACCCCGGGCACCACCTACTCGGGCCTGTCGGACCAGCCCTACCTGCGGTTCGATCTGCTCAGCGGCGATGCCGAGGTCCGTTTCCGTGTCCTCGACGTCGGCATCGACCTGTACGACATGACGTTCAGCCTCTCGTCGATCGTCGAGGGGGGGACCCCCGTCACTGGCGACTACGACGGCAACGGCCTTGTCGAGACCGCCGACTATGACAAGTGGGTGCTCGACTTCGGCAACAGCGTCACCGTGGGCTCCGGCGCCGACGGCAACTCGAACGGCGTGATCGACGCCGCCGACTTCACGGTCTGGCGTGACAACTACGCTCCGCTCGCCTCGGCCGGCAGCGCGGTCCCCGAGCCGGCCTCGCTGGGGCTCACGCTCGTCGCGCTGGCGGGCGCCTGCGCTCGCTTCCGCAAGCAGTAA
- a CDS encoding glycosyltransferase family 4 protein: MPEPLRLAYLTSAYGRPSDTFIRNEVDGLRELGCEVQTFSIRKPPEPPFADAAVESHRRQTEYVLQRSPLTLLAAALGLAVRRPGRMLRGARTAWRTRAPGVAALLKQGVYLAEAAWLAGRLRQLRIEHLHNHLAENSANVAMLAAELAGIGFSMTVHGPYIFFAPEKWRLAEKITASAMTVCISHFCTSQCMIFSPQQAWEKLRLVRCSVQKEFLEEPPPAPEPSGTPELVSVGRLCGEKGQVLLVQAAAELWATDERFRLRLIGDGPIRPHIEREIKRLGLGDCVVLDGWRSSSEVRDALAAADAFVIPSFAEGLPVVLMEALAMARPVVTTAIAGVPELVEDGVNGWLAPAGSPQLFAGAMRRALRTPPERRREMGLEGRGRVLRLHHPDRQAERLLELFLEAAGRAPRPDRPMPDHPGPDRPGPHGNASYEQPAMATCERS, translated from the coding sequence ATGCCTGAGCCGCTCCGCCTGGCTTACCTGACGAGCGCTTACGGCCGGCCCAGCGACACGTTCATCCGCAACGAAGTCGACGGCCTGCGAGAATTGGGGTGCGAGGTCCAAACGTTCTCGATCCGCAAGCCGCCCGAGCCGCCGTTCGCCGACGCGGCCGTCGAGTCGCACCGCCGCCAAACAGAGTACGTGCTGCAGCGGAGCCCGCTCACACTGCTCGCGGCTGCGTTGGGACTCGCGGTGCGCCGCCCCGGCCGCATGCTCCGCGGGGCGAGGACCGCCTGGCGGACTCGCGCGCCGGGCGTAGCGGCGCTGCTCAAGCAGGGCGTCTATCTCGCCGAGGCCGCTTGGCTGGCAGGTCGCCTTCGCCAGCTGCGGATCGAGCACCTGCACAACCACCTCGCCGAGAACTCGGCGAATGTCGCCATGCTCGCCGCCGAGCTGGCCGGCATCGGCTTCAGCATGACGGTCCACGGCCCGTACATCTTCTTCGCCCCAGAGAAGTGGCGGCTCGCCGAGAAGATTACCGCTTCGGCGATGACGGTTTGCATCTCGCACTTCTGCACGAGCCAATGCATGATCTTCTCGCCGCAGCAGGCGTGGGAGAAGCTGCGATTGGTCCGCTGCTCGGTGCAGAAGGAGTTCCTCGAAGAGCCGCCCCCCGCCCCCGAACCGAGCGGCACGCCCGAGCTGGTCAGCGTCGGCCGGCTTTGCGGTGAGAAGGGCCAGGTCTTGCTGGTCCAAGCGGCCGCCGAGCTGTGGGCGACGGACGAGAGGTTCCGGCTGCGGTTGATTGGCGACGGGCCGATACGTCCCCACATCGAACGGGAGATTAAGCGGCTCGGCCTCGGCGATTGCGTGGTGCTCGATGGCTGGCGCTCGTCGTCCGAGGTGCGCGACGCGCTCGCCGCGGCCGACGCCTTCGTCATCCCTAGCTTTGCCGAGGGGCTGCCGGTGGTCCTCATGGAGGCCTTAGCAATGGCGCGGCCGGTCGTGACAACCGCCATCGCCGGAGTTCCCGAACTCGTCGAAGACGGCGTGAACGGCTGGCTCGCCCCGGCGGGATCGCCTCAGCTCTTCGCCGGGGCGATGCGTCGGGCGCTTCGCACCCCCCCTGAAAGGCGTCGCGAGATGGGGCTCGAAGGCAGGGGACGCGTCTTGCGATTGCACCATCCCGACCGCCAGGCCGAGCGGCTCTTGGAGCTGTTCCTCGAGGCGGCGGGGCGGGCGCCGCGTCCCGACCGACCGATGCCCGACCATCCAGGGCCCGACCGCCCCGGGCCTCACGGCAACGCGTCTTACGAGCAACCCGCGATGGCCACCTGCGAGCGGTCGTAG
- a CDS encoding Gfo/Idh/MocA family protein: MRAVVIGAGLIAKQHLAALQKCRNVEVVGVCDLSPAKAEAASERFGVSGWFTDHREMLAQTRPDVAHVTTPARTHCRIGTDCLRSGANVLIEKPIATDETELEQILDEAEEAGRWVIEDYNYLFNDDVQAMRRLAASGRMGELRRVEVRLHLGVFGPGSPYLDADAPHPATGEPLGAVSDFITHMAYLAHAFAGRGVADGVSCRRRNDSSPSIDSLVATIDGEACVATLAFDAYAQPDEFRLRVHGSRLVVDANLFEKGLTVTECGESPNPLSPIRGSLSRGAQEVRNAGRSLSRKLSGGPGAYEGLWRLIAGAYESLEAGKAPPISPSHIRSVNRLVAELSQAGGEVCVSS, from the coding sequence GCCGCGCTGCAGAAGTGTCGCAACGTTGAAGTGGTTGGCGTTTGCGACCTGTCGCCCGCCAAGGCCGAAGCGGCGAGCGAGCGATTCGGCGTCTCCGGGTGGTTCACCGACCACCGCGAGATGCTCGCGCAAACGCGTCCCGACGTGGCGCACGTCACCACGCCGGCCCGCACCCACTGCCGCATCGGAACCGATTGCTTGCGCAGCGGGGCCAACGTGTTGATCGAGAAACCGATCGCGACCGACGAGACCGAGCTCGAGCAAATCCTCGACGAGGCGGAGGAGGCCGGCCGCTGGGTGATCGAAGACTACAACTACCTGTTCAACGACGACGTGCAAGCGATGCGGCGCCTAGCCGCGAGCGGACGGATGGGCGAGCTGCGGCGTGTGGAGGTGCGGCTCCACCTCGGCGTGTTCGGCCCGGGCAGCCCCTACCTCGACGCCGACGCCCCGCACCCGGCGACCGGCGAGCCGCTCGGCGCCGTGAGCGACTTTATCACCCACATGGCGTACCTCGCCCACGCGTTCGCCGGCCGCGGCGTGGCGGACGGCGTCTCGTGCCGGCGCCGCAACGACAGCTCGCCCTCGATCGACAGCCTTGTGGCGACCATCGACGGCGAGGCGTGTGTGGCGACCTTGGCGTTCGACGCCTACGCCCAGCCCGACGAGTTCCGCTTGCGCGTTCACGGCAGCCGGTTGGTGGTGGATGCCAATCTGTTCGAAAAAGGTCTCACGGTCACCGAGTGCGGCGAGAGCCCCAACCCCTTGTCGCCGATCCGCGGCTCGCTGTCGCGCGGCGCGCAAGAAGTGCGCAACGCGGGACGCAGCCTCAGCCGCAAGCTCAGCGGCGGGCCGGGCGCCTACGAGGGGTTGTGGCGATTGATCGCCGGCGCTTACGAGAGTCTTGAAGCGGGCAAGGCGCCCCCCATCAGCCCGAGTCACATCCGCAGCGTAAACCGCTTGGTGGCCGAGCTCTCCCAAGCAGGAGGCGAAGTATGCGTGTCCTCGTGA
- a CDS encoding DUF1559 family PulG-like putative transporter, producing MRPSSPRLAFTLVELLVVIAIIGILVALLLPAVQSARESARRTQCVSRMRQMQLACANYESARRYFPAGRLFPDYTRNGQPYGNSATSYTIRPGGQQTIGGISVHLRVLNELENGPLADAIDSIEPFGYRVNRFPQLFAILQATGGFFLCPTDPTANGPVLSENNYRYNFGGDTPYAGTCSPTDTVTNESGEDPLGRSCGGNGAFTIGFKGLKHGRFTDGVSKTAFWSERFRGSGNEENAGDPQVDYARGPIPQSSGGSYSTPGGSVGGLTADEVLEFCRTQAATAASWFTTMGREVKLQQNSDLYSNGWPFGMYIATQYNHVAPPNAPFPDCGQFNIPDRPFEPGVVSARSWHPGVVNVVFGDGHHQAITDNIDLQVWRAMGTRNGEDQ from the coding sequence ATGCGTCCATCGAGTCCGCGTCTCGCTTTCACTTTGGTCGAACTGCTGGTCGTCATCGCGATCATTGGCATCCTCGTGGCGTTGCTGCTGCCGGCGGTTCAGTCGGCGCGAGAATCGGCTCGCCGCACACAGTGCGTTAGCCGAATGCGACAGATGCAGCTTGCTTGCGCCAATTACGAGTCGGCGAGACGATACTTTCCGGCTGGAAGGCTCTTCCCCGATTACACTCGCAACGGCCAGCCATACGGCAATAGCGCTACTTCCTACACCATCCGCCCAGGCGGACAACAAACGATTGGCGGCATCTCGGTTCACCTACGGGTGCTCAACGAACTCGAGAATGGCCCGCTGGCCGATGCGATTGATTCGATCGAACCTTTCGGCTACCGAGTGAATCGCTTTCCCCAACTATTCGCAATCTTGCAAGCGACCGGTGGGTTCTTTCTCTGCCCCACCGACCCGACGGCGAATGGGCCGGTGCTGAGCGAAAACAACTACCGCTACAACTTTGGTGGCGACACCCCCTACGCCGGAACTTGCAGTCCCACCGATACGGTTACCAACGAGAGCGGTGAGGACCCTCTTGGCCGCTCTTGCGGAGGGAACGGGGCGTTCACGATCGGTTTTAAGGGCCTCAAGCACGGCCGGTTCACCGACGGTGTTTCAAAGACCGCCTTCTGGTCGGAACGCTTCCGGGGCAGTGGCAACGAAGAGAACGCCGGCGATCCGCAAGTCGACTACGCTCGCGGCCCGATTCCGCAGTCCAGTGGGGGATCTTACTCTACCCCCGGCGGCTCTGTAGGAGGACTGACCGCGGACGAGGTGCTAGAGTTCTGCCGCACGCAAGCCGCGACTGCTGCCAGCTGGTTCACGACGATGGGCCGTGAGGTGAAACTCCAGCAGAATAGCGACCTCTATTCCAATGGCTGGCCGTTCGGAATGTACATCGCAACGCAGTACAACCACGTTGCTCCTCCCAACGCCCCCTTCCCCGATTGCGGTCAATTCAACATACCCGACAGGCCGTTTGAGCCAGGCGTCGTATCCGCCAGGAGCTGGCATCCGGGCGTCGTCAACGTGGTGTTTGGCGATGGGCACCATCAAGCGATTACGGACAATATCGATTTACAGGTCTGGCGGGCCATGGGCACTCGCAACGGAGAAGACCAGTAA
- a CDS encoding PEP-CTERM sorting domain-containing protein (PEP-CTERM proteins occur, often in large numbers, in the proteomes of bacteria that also encode an exosortase, a predicted intramembrane cysteine proteinase. The presence of a PEP-CTERM domain at a protein's C-terminus predicts cleavage within the sorting domain, followed by covalent anchoring to some some component of the (usually Gram-negative) cell surface. Many PEP-CTERM proteins exhibit an unusual sequence composition that includes large numbers of potential glycosylation sites. Expression of one such protein has been shown restore the ability of a bacterium to form floc, a type of biofilm.), with protein MKKFGLAIALMALATAAQAATSLTVLETTPGTYTVSLDTDLEFNGFAVYVNAIDDGVVANGVNIVAPNPAFGGQKYISQFVPTFSFLTPLGSPSTDGLFEPDPNGDIGLSYGVGSPGTTFVGLTAQPYMQFDLISGAANVFFRVLNNGVDLETDSVNIGGSAPVIPEPTMIAVFGGLLGGMGLIRRRR; from the coding sequence GTGAAGAAATTTGGTCTCGCGATCGCCTTGATGGCGCTCGCCACGGCGGCTCAAGCCGCCACCTCGTTGACTGTGTTGGAGACGACTCCCGGCACTTACACCGTGAGCCTGGACACCGACTTGGAGTTCAACGGCTTCGCGGTCTACGTCAACGCCATCGACGACGGCGTTGTGGCGAACGGAGTGAACATCGTCGCCCCCAACCCGGCGTTCGGCGGACAGAAGTACATCTCGCAGTTCGTCCCGACCTTCTCGTTCCTCACCCCGCTCGGTTCGCCCTCGACCGACGGCCTGTTCGAGCCCGATCCGAACGGCGACATCGGCCTGTCGTACGGCGTCGGCAGCCCCGGAACCACGTTCGTTGGGCTGACGGCTCAGCCTTACATGCAGTTCGACCTCATCAGCGGCGCCGCCAACGTGTTCTTCCGCGTGCTGAACAACGGCGTCGACCTGGAAACGGACTCGGTCAACATCGGCGGCTCCGCCCCGGTGATCCCCGAGCCCACCATGATCGCCGTCTTCGGCGGCCTGCTGGGCGGCATGGGCCTGATCCGTCGTCGTCGCTGA